In Rhizoctonia solani chromosome 6, complete sequence, the sequence ACTATTGGGAACTCTTGGTATTTGTTGCGATCTCTGACACCTTGACCACTCTAGACCACGAGAAAGACCAGTTAGCCCCGCTCCGCAAGCAATATAACCCCAAAGACTCACAACTTTCCTCGATTACCGCCGGTGAACAGCAGCCCAAAATACCCGGGACACCGCTCTAGACCTTCCTCGACGTGATACCTGTACGTCAACTTGCCCTCATTCATCCATCTGGTGATTTCCGCCTCTGCCTCGGCGAAACGATCAACATAATCAACACAGATAAACCCCTCCATTTTGACCTTTTGAAAGATGAGTTGAGTATAATTCTTGATCCCATGGTGTTGTCCACCCGAATTATACGTCGAGATGGCACCAGACAACACAACGCGAGCATACGGCTTGagtctgctcagcaccagatcTAAAATCTCGCCACCGACATTATCAAAAAACACATCAAGATACCCGACCGTCTCGCAGAAATCTTTTACAAATGTTGGAGACGTGTAGTCGAGCGCGGCGTCGACTCCGAGTTGGTCCACCAGGTAAGAGCACTTTGATGTCGATGCGAGTCCGATGACTCGGGCGCCCTTGATTTTGCCAATTTGGCATGCTAGAGATCCTGTTGCGCCGGCAGCACCGGACACGACGAGCGTCTCTCCAGCTTTGATCTTGCCTATGTCCAACAGTCCCTGGGGGGAAGGGGGGATCAATTTCATCTGCTTCAACGCCTAAAGGGCACGGCATACATACAAAATAGGCAGTTATCCCGTTCAAGCCAAGGGGGCCAAGGAAATCGATCAAGGTTGCGCCTTCCGGGGGACTGAGAGAGTCTCTTATTACCAGGACTGAAACATGGATACTGGCAATGGTGGCTACTTACGATATTTTTCGGAGATCCTTTGCTGGAGCGACGACATATTCTGTCCAGCCTGCGTAAAAGGTGAATACCACGTTCGATGTGTCAGGCTCTAGACGAACCCAAGAAACCATGAACGGTATCTCCTTCTTTTAGCTGATCGTTTCCTTGTACAACAGTTCCAATCGCCACCGCTCGCATAGTCTCGCCAATTTGTACGGGAGGGAAATACGACCTGTGAAAATAAATGAGAACGATATTATCCAATCATGTTACTTGAAAGAGGTAGGGATACCGCGTATCGTCAACCCATTCCCTTTCTGCAGGATCTAGAGAAACATAATCTACTCGAACCACAACTTGATCTGCAGCGGGAGTCGGGAGATTGGTAGTCTCAAGCTTGAATGTGCGGTCAGAAATCGGTCCCTTGGGACGCTCGGCGAGGAAAATACGTGTGGATTGCCTAGGGAGTGTCATAGTGGGAAACTGATTCTTAAGTTTGGTTAACGTCTTCGGCTGAGTTTTGTAGGAGCCTGGAGAAGTACCACAAATCAGGAAGTGGGTCATTTGGGTAGTTCTAGTTAGAAAAGTCAGTCTAGAAGCAAGTGAGTCGGTGTTCCGACCCACAGCTCCACAGCTAGTGCCGGATTTTTCCTTAGCTCGGTGACACTACCCAAGTAATGCGCATAGCACGAGTAACACATCGATTCTACTATTTTTGGATGCTAGGAACTTGATAGATCAGCCGCACCTTGTGGGTTTCATGGCAACGGATTTCCTCGCGGATATTCCTGGAAAATAAGGATATTCATTCTTCACGATCCATTTAGATGCTGAAGACGGAGATGTGTAGCGGTGGGAGGGATGGATCTCCGCGTATGCGGGCATGTGCTATATACATGCGACTGGGGAGCATACACTCGTGTGCCCCCTACTCCAATGCTTGGTTAAAAATAACGGTAAAAATAGCCATTATGATACCTACTATGATGTGCACACCCCTTGTTTCGTTTATTGGCGACACAATCTGAATATATTGCATGCAGCACTAATGGTAGTAATAATGCTAGATTGTTTTACTATGCGCATCCATCCACCTTGTTATGGTAGATCATTGCTTCATTTTATGAATCAGATCACTTCGTATATGTTCGAGCCCTAACACAGTCGCTAGATTTCGGAATAACTTACAGTCAACTCCCTCTACTGGAAACCTCCATAACCGCAATCGCACTAAATTAGCGCGTTTTTCTTGCGGGGAGATGTGGGGATGACAAATTGGAACAGGTCCGGCTGCCGGCACACACGGGAGGTATATGAGTCAAAAGCATAGCCACATTGTGCGATAGAAAATGGTGGAAAATTCACAATACGGGAAATAATAGAGACAGAAGGCTCGAATTTGATAACTACTATGTACATAAAAGCAGTAATAAGATTGCTTTGACCTTGTCGCAATCACTCGGACACCCGCCCCTTTTTTTAAGCACTTTGTCACTCATCTGAGGCCTGTATTCGCTCACCCTCGTTCTTCTGTGCGTAACAAATACATCCAACCTCTTATATTCATTCCTAAGTCGTAGCTTGCCCGTAACTTGTCGCCAAAGATACCTGGACCGATTGGGAGATTGTAGAGGAATTGACTAGGAAACAAACAAATAAGTTTCTAAGCAAGGAGGATAACTGGCTTGAGCTTGGAGGACTCCTataaacatcataacaaccataataatatgtatatatagtgCACGTACATCCGTTTTCTGTATAATCAATCTTGGGAATAATTCTGGGATCCTCTTAAATGCGCTGACTAATGTATCATGTGATGTGTTACATCAGCAGGAAACCCCGCGGGGCACCAGATTGTAGAACTCGCTTAGGGCATAAATTCTAGTGCGTTTCACAACCATCAACTTGGAGGTAGAGGATGGCAGTGGAAGTGTTGAGATACGAATTCGatgaatatatatatagcTAGTGGGATTCAATAAGAGTAAAGGGTGAGTAAATACGAGAGCGGGGCGAGATGGATATTCTGCCCTCGAAAGAGGCCCTTTTATACATTACGGGCGTGACTTCTAGGTACCGCGTATGCTATGCATACATTAACTGAATCAGGGGAACTTAAAGCACTCCAGGGGGCCTAGGAGGCTACGAGAGCATCTCTCCTACCAGGAGACAGCTCTCACGGGGCACGGGAGTTCTAGAGTTTTTGCCAATGTAGGCCACTCATTTGGCTCGATTACAGATTACAGATTCTGCACATTTCAACTGAATGTATATATTGGGAATGTTTGCGACAATAGTAGTTTACATTTACTCATTCCATTTGGCGTTGCTAACCGCATGAGCTATAAGATAGTCTCGGGGCTTGTTACAGCCCCGGACACCTTGACCAATCTAGTCAACAAAAGAAAACCAATCAGTCCTGCTCAAGAAATATCATTCCTCGGAGACTCACAGCTTACCTTCATTGCCACCACTGAACAACAGCCCGAGATATTCAGGACACCGTTCCAAGCCTTCCTCGATGTGATACTTGTATACCAATTTCCCTTCGTTCATCCACCCAAACATTTCCGCCTCTGCCTCGGCGTACTGGTCTATATTCAGTGGCAAGGAAACCCTCAGCTCTAGCTTTTTGGAAGATCATTTGAGGATAATTTTTGATCCCATAATGTTGCCCACCAGAATTGTACGTCGAGATCGCCCCACACAAGACAATCCGAGCGTACGGCTTGagtctgctcagcaccagatcTAAAATCTCGCCACCAACATTATCAAAGAAAACATCAAGATACCCGACAGTATCGCAGAAATCTTTTTGCAAATGTCGGAGAGGTGTAGTCGAGTGCGGCGTCGACTCCGAGTTGGTTCACCAGGTAAGAGCACTTTAATGTCGATGCGAGTCCGATGACTCGGGCGCCCTTGATTTTGCCAATTTGGCACACGAGGGATCCTGTCGCGCCAGCAGCACCAGACACGACGAGTGTTTCTCCAGCTTTGATCTTGCCTACACTCAAGAGCCCCTAAGGAAAAGGGGGTGAATTTTATTTCCTTCAACGCTTGAAGAGAACGAGATGCATACAAAGCAAGCGGACATCCCATTAAAACCAAGGGGACCAAGGAAATCGGTCACGGCTGCACCTTCTGGAGGACTGAGGAAGTCTCTTGGTATTGAAAAATGAATTTCGGCAACGGTTACTGCTTACGATATTTTTCGGAGGTCCTTTGCTGGGGCAATAATGTACTCCGCCCAGCCTACGTAATGGGTGAATATAGTATCCAATACGTGAAGTCCCAGACAAACCCAAGAAACCATAGACAGTATCCGCCTCTTTCAGCTGACTGTTTCCTTGCACAACGGTTCCAACTCCTGGTGCCCGTATTGTCTCTCCAATCTGTATGGGAGGGAGATACGACCTGTAAAAATGAATTAGTACAATAGAGAGGATGCGGGGCTGAGCTTTTTAGTTGCAGAGGTATTCTAAACTAAGTGACACTATGTGCTTTAGCACTTTTAAATGGCACCAAAGTGTGTGTGGAAAAATAACAATTAGCCCGACTCCGCATCCTCTCTAGTATTATCCATTTAAGTTATCTGAAGGAATAGAGATACCTTGCATCGTCAAGCCATAACCTCATTGCAGGATCCAGAGAAATATAATCTACTCGAACAACAACTTGGTCTACAGCAGGGCGGGGAAGCACAGTAGTTGCAAGCTTGAATGTCCCGTCAGAAATTGGTCCATTGGGACGCTCGGAAAGGAAAATACGCGTGGATTGCCTGGGGAGAGTCATAGGAGGGGGACTGGTCCTGAGAGTTAGCTATAGCGCTGATGATCCTAGCAGAGTTTTGTTGATAGCAGGGGGGGTACGAGATCTCAAGAACTTGAAATTTAGGGCAATAGCTACTTGAGACCAGTTCAGAGGCAATTGACGCGGAAGTTCCACAATTTTTATCGAAAATCCTTTTGGATTGGTGACGAAGTCCAAGAAATGGAAGCAACGTAGGTCGTCACCTGGTTCCCAAGCGTTCTCGAAAGGGAAATCTGGCATGGTCTCTTTTTGAAATCGATGGTGACATGGCGGTTTTGAGAACGCTTGGACAatctggtcgcatttgggcCACACATTCCGCATATTGCATTTACGAACAAGGTAGCTTTTGAAAAAGGTTTCCTTCGGATATGCAAGCCATTCCACCCTGGCCTTGAAGTACCCCATAGTTGATACTTGATACACTACAGATCTTGACCACGCTTGATCGTTAAGAAAATCTGAGTCGAATTCCAATTTCCATCGAATTATCTTGTGTATATAGCTATTAGACGAAGCCCAAGGTACCCTTGGGATCTTCAGCGACGGATGATTAAGGTCGGACACGGACATAAGTGATCCCCAGGTTCTAGAACTACCAACAAGCGCCAGCAAGTAGCTTCTTGGAAGCTTTTTGCCCTCAAATTCTGAGCTCGACCAATGAAGCGTCTAAACAGGAGGTTCCCTCCGGAGAATAGGGGATAAATAAGCTCACAGAACGGAGGGATAGTTCTGGGGTGGAAGTATGGTACCCCTGGAGGCGCCTGATTTCATTATACCGGTTCAAACCATCAATTTAACTTATGGCTTAGGTCTAGTCTCCACAAATTCATACTCGGAAGTACTCAAGCCGGCTCTCGAGGAGGTATAGATTTTTCTTTCATCCGCTTGTCTCGAGATCAGATTAATCCTGAAACTAAGCTTCTCCGCTAAATAGGAAGTCCAGGGTGCTTTGAGTCTTTGGTATAGATGTGTACGTATCGGATAAAGGCGTAACGGGACCAGTTTTTATCGAAACTGATACCGGGCTATAACGACATTTACTGAATCGAAGGCAGCTCCGTAGATAGACCTTCTCACTAGAACCTTTGTGGGGATACAAAATTCACAGCTAATCTAGAGAAGGTTGGGTACCTGTCGCTGGTGATCTTAGTGAGATTCGTCGTGAAGTCGGCCTCCGTTAGGATAACGCTTGCGATTGAGTAAAAAGTTATTTATACCTGACACAACCGAGGCAAGTTGTGCACCAAGCCAAACTTCGTATGTGATCACCTAAGTATATGGATTTTGACATGTGATGTTATTTATACTATACCTTGGTGTCTAAATGCAGGATTCGGGAGTCCCGATTTACAACAACTTTATGAACAAAGACAGGTGACATCAGGTTTTATTAGCGACATGTACTCGATCCATTAAGTTTCGCATCACGAACCGAAGAAAACTCTCCCGGGTCAATAACGCGAATGGCCGCCGGCCATTCCAAGGGTAGTAGCACGTTGACTCTCAGTGATGTCATCGCAGGTGAACATCCTCACAGTTATCAATGGGGTTGATTCGACCAGACTATGAGCTCATACCACAGAGTTACCCACCTCCAGGTATGAACCTATAGAACCAAATAGTTGGTGTATACGCTGTGGCGTGGTATGATGGATACATTTGACTTCAAATGCctctcatgtatatacagcTGTCCCCAAGGCTTTGGACAGCCTGAAGGTACCCCATCATAATTCCAACAGCATAAAAACAGGCAATTGCCCCGGATCGAAGCACCGGATTTCTGAAATATGAGCCAATCTCCTGGCACAGTCAAAAATGTGCCTAAACGTGCGCTTTTACCTAAGATGCCGGCATAATCCGGGGCCCCATCCCATTGATGTACCAAAATGTATCACTATTTTGTCACAGCCACCCGTTTATCTGAATTATGTCGTTTCCGACTGCTACTTTCGTTCAAAGGCTTGAGCAGGAGCCACGAAAGTTTGAGTGGCATATTATTTGAGGGATAGATCCTCATTAACCTGGAGAAACCAGACCAAGTACAGGCAGTCCGCTGTCCAAAGCTAGAACACGCTTGTTAACCCTATGTTGTGGTGACTCAAGTATCATGCATTTAACAAAAGCTCTTTGTAAAATCTCGGTGGGATGCGACTATACGACATATATACAGCGGGTCAGCACCACCTCGCGAAACAAGCCCCTGAAGTCTTCAGCTCCAATGCTAAAGTAGCGGCTGGTTAGTCTTCATGAATTACTTCACCTAATAGTGCTTCGGGTTGTGTGTTTTGTCTCCCTGTATTTCGTGAATTGCTGGCGCCTTATTGAGTGTATTTATATGGGGGCTCATTTATGGGTAGCTATCGACGTGGACCATCTAAGCGGCGAATGTCAAGTGGCTTTGATATGTGTGCTGCTCTGCAATGGGCCAAAGAAATCTGATCCACGTGGTGGATCATTGTACGTAGCACAGATATTCTGGGTATCAGTAGCATACGAATCCGGGGAGATCTATCTTTGACGAATATACTATATGTACTTTAGTCCCACGGACGACCGCCTCACTAGTTGGTAAGACAGAAGGCAGTTGACTATCTTTCAAGACCCATACGCTGCTTAGGGCCTAATCCCTTTGGAGAACTGAAGAGGGGATAAATCACAATATTAACGTTTAGTCGCCGCCCCATGGACACGCGACAGACTGAGCATCCTAACACACAAACCAGCGATAATTGGGCGCTTTGTCGCCAGACATAAACGTAGCATGTGTTATCATAAACCTGGGTTTACATGACTTTGATGACATACTGTTTAATTTGACCCTTTGCGGCAATCTTCCCGTGCTCGACAGTAAAGATAGTGTGGGAAATAGCAGTGTCTTGATCACATGGCTCAGGGGCTTGCTTCTCATTGCGATTATGGGTGCATTCCGTTACATTTTAGGAAATTCTTAACAGTGCTAAGAACACAGAGCCGGACATCAGCCCCAGCCTCAGGACTCTACAAAATAATTAATAATGAAATCCATGACATAAGTGACATGAAGCTCTTCGAATCCAAACACTCTGTAGACATTGTAGCCCGCGAAAGGTTGAAAGTCTCTCCTTAACGAAAGTTTATAAGGGGTTGTGAATTAAAATACTTTGACATGATTGGTAACAAGATAGGATACATTTTTTCCCTATTTTTTTACCACTTTCCTTCATTTTAATGAAAATTTCCTATGTGACGTTGCATATTAGATCTCGTTGTGAAGACCTTGGAGCAATACCGACACTCGTATGCTGATCAGCGCGACCGACCGTATATTCAGTCATCTTTGTGGTGGAGCGGTATTCAACTTTACTCACGTCGTTGTCCTGTATGGCTGTTGATATGATCCTCCAGAACCCCAGGGCGTCGAACTTCTTTGCCGCATATTCCGCACATGTTTGGCCGACGAGTGCGACGGCTATTACCGACATTATAGGGGTCTGAACCATGGAACCCACTGGACGATTCTACATTGGGACTTGCTTGAGAAACAGATGCCATCGATGGTACAGTCTGGTAATAATGACGATGATCTCGAGAATCAGTCGGCGAGCTTATGTGTGGCGGGAAAGTTTTGATCGGGGCCCCGAATGCCTGATTTGGCTGACGAGGGTCCGTTGGTCCCATCGGCTCGAACCCTCCGGGATTGCTCCCGTGGGTACCCTCCGAAGGCGGCCTCGGGTAGGGATACAACTCAGTTAAGATGTACGGTAAGTTGTGTCCATTCAAGACAGGTTCTGAAAGATTAAAATCCTGCCCTGACGTGAAATGTTCCTCATTGAGCAGCAAGTCATCGATAGAAGAAAGATCATATAGCTCCTCCAAGTAGCCCGGGTCATACGCTCCACCAGAGTGGGGCCATGATGCGTTGCTAGCAATAGGATTTGTGTCTTCGCGCGGCATATAGCTTGGGTGGTGCTCCCTTGGTTTGCTTCGGCTAGCCCGGTCCGGTATACCCATGCCTCTGTCGGCTCCTGGCCATAGGTAAGGGATAGCATCATTTCCAAGCACATAGACTTCTTCAGAGGAAAAGCCCTTTGCTCGACCCGACTCTTGCTCATCATGCATACCGCAATCCAAGTAAGGCCTAAGGTGCTCAATGCAAGTCGTGATCGCCCAGTGAGTACAGCTGGCCGCCGAAACGACAAATCGATATATTGTCCACAACAGATTGGCGAATGCCAGCATCCACGTGAAGATTCTATGAGGTACCTGTACCATAGCTCAATATGGGTTGCTATTGCAACTATAAGTTGACTGAAAGATATACGCACAATTGGCGACTCTGCGAGCGGAAAGCGCTTCAAGGCGACTTCATTGGTGGACCTGATATCTGCGACTACACGTGTAGGGCACGGGTCATCTTGGCGTCTAAGTCCACTGTCATTAACATGCGGCTGA encodes:
- a CDS encoding C2H2 zinc finger gives rise to the protein MHDEQESGRAKGFSSEEVYVLGNDAIPYLWPGADRGMGIPDRASRSKPREHHPSYMPREDTNPIASNASWPHSGGAYDPGYLEELYDLSSIDDLLLNEEHFTSGQDFNLSEPVLNGHNLPYILTELYPYPRPPSEGTHGSNPGGFEPMGPTDPRQPNQAFGAPIKTFPPHISSPTDSRDHRHYYQTVPSMASVSQASPNVESSSGFHGSDPYNVGNSRRTRRPNMCGICGKEVRRPGVLEDHINSHTGQRRE